From a region of the Monodelphis domestica isolate mMonDom1 chromosome 8, mMonDom1.pri, whole genome shotgun sequence genome:
- the C8H2orf49 gene encoding ashwin, translating into MAGDAGGRGCPGSEMLLHPELLSQEFLLLTLEQKNIVVEEEIKINKDDLTDFYVQHAIPLPQRELPKSRWGKMMEKKRGQNELKNEHKRNMSVESLRKRPLIVFDGNSTSTSIKVRKTENGTNDRLKPPPSVGVTNNTFRKLPHSNTSSLILPSTLPTDIKVESNNDTKQNHVLMTSRSTLANVKSPPLSPVGGTTVVKLKRTAPKEEAESVSDCKPTEAKRKIQHVTWP; encoded by the exons ATGGCTGGGGATGCGGGAGGTCGCGGTTGCCCAGGCTCGGAGATGCTCCTGCACCCGGAGCTGCTGTCCCAGGAGTTCCTGCTGCTCACGCTGGAGCAG AAGAATATAGTtgttgaagaggaaataaagatcaACAAAGATGACCTTACCGATTTCTATGTTCAACATGCCATACCATTGCCTCAAAGGGAATTACCAAAAAGTAGATGGGggaaaatgatggaaaagaaaagagggcaaaatgaattgaaaaatgagcaTAAAAG GAATATGAGTGTGGAAAGTTTACGGAAAAGACCCCTCATTGTCTTTGATGGAAATTCAACAAGTACAAGCATAAAAGTGAGAAAGACTGAAAATGGAACTAATGATCGTCTAAAACCTCCTCCATCAGTAGGCGTTACTAACAATACCTTTAGGAAGTTACCACATTCAAACACTTCCTCCCTTATTCTGCCTTCTACCTTGCCTACAGACATTAAAGTGGAAAGCAATAATGACACTAAACAGAACCATGTGTTAATGACTAGTAGGAGTACACTGGCCAATGTAAAATCACCACCATTATCTCCTGTTGGGGGAACTACTGTTGTGAAATTAAAGAGAACTGCTCCAAAAGAAGAAGCAGAATCAGTG AGTGACTGCAAGCCCACAGAAGCAAAAAGGAAGATCCAGCATGTTACATGGCCGTGA